The Hemicordylus capensis ecotype Gifberg chromosome 6, rHemCap1.1.pri, whole genome shotgun sequence genome window below encodes:
- the LOC128330356 gene encoding olfactory receptor 10A7-like → MNVTSITYFIFLGFPTHLEVQILMLVLLSAIYTVTITGNCLIIFITWVDITLHTPMYFFLRVLSFLEICYTSVTLPQMLYNLLTEDKSISFSSCAVQMYFILFLGTVECFLLASMSYDRYTAICLPLHYTVFMSREICIQLTLASWLCGILIPLMNTSWAFSLPYCGPNEINHFFCDFPPVLKLACADTTLNEVVMLVSSLLITLIPFVFILASYTCILGTILRMPSSTKRQKVFSTCSSHLILVILFYGTASFMYLQPKSNYSLKRDKIISLFYTVLTPMLNPIIYSLRNTDVRMALRKILKRKILF, encoded by the coding sequence ATGAATGTGACATCCATCACCTACTTCATTTTCCTTGGATTCCCTACACATTTGGAGGTGCAGATTCTTATGCTTGTTCTGCTTTCTGCCATCTACACAGTCACTATAACTGGTAATTGCCTCATCATCTTCATCACTTGGGTAGATATAACCCTTCATAcccccatgtatttcttcctcaGAGTGCTGTCATTCCTGGAGATCTGCTACACTTCAGTCACCCTCCCCCAAATGCTGTATAATCTCCTGACAGAGGACAAGTCCATCTCATTCAGTAGCTGTGCTGTCCAGATGTATTTTATCTTGTTCCTGGGCACAGTTGAGTGTTTCCTGTTGGCCTCCATGTCATATGATCGTTACACTGCAATATGCCTCCCTTTACATTATACAGTGTTTATGTCTAGAGAAATCTGCATCCAACTGACATTGGCTTCATGGCTGTGTGGCATTCTAATCCCACTCATGAACACAAGCTGGGCATTCAGCTTGCCGTACTGTGGACCTAATGAGATCAACCACTTCTTCTGTGACTTCCCACCAGTTCTGAAGTTAGCCTGTGCTGACACAACCCTGAATGAGGTGGTGATGCTAGTGAGCAGCTTGCTAATCACCCTGATACCTTTTGTCTTCATACTTGCATCCTACACCTGTATCCTTGGCACCATATTAAGGATGCCTTCCAGTACAAAAAGACAGAAGGTGTTCTCCACATGTTCCTCACACCTCATCTTGGTGATATTGTTCTATGGCACAGCCAGCTTTATGTACTTACAGCCCAAATCCAATTATTCTTTGAAGCGAGACAAAATCATCTCCCTTTTTTACACTGTTCTAACACCAATGCTAAACCCCATCATCTATAGCTTGAGGAACACAGACGTGAGAATGGCCCTGAGGAAAATATTAAAGAGGAAAATCTTGTTCTAA
- the LOC128330304 gene encoding olfactory receptor 10AG1-like — MIKENHTAFSDFILLGYSGIPELPGLLFLVFLLIYVGIVIGNGLIIYITVTDYALHTPMYFFLKNLSFLEICYTSVTLPKMLVGFVTEIRSISFIGCAAQIYFLLILGGTECFLLTAMAYDRYVAICNPLRYKLIMNNQLCFGLVTGSLTVNMSVHAGQIYLVFTLPFCGSREINHLFCDIPPLLELACADTYMNKVIVFVAIAFFLIIPFILILASYVKIISTILKMSSREGRKKVFSTCSSHLTVVTLFYGSATIVYLSPRSKERVDVNKLLSLFYTILIPVFNPIIYSLRNTEVKVALRKLFCRKM, encoded by the coding sequence AtgataaaagaaaaccacactGCATTTTCTGACTTCATTCTCCTTGGATACTCAGGCATTCCAGAGCTGCCAGGTTTGCTCTTCCTAGTATTCTTGTTAATCTATGTGGGGATTGTAATAGGAAATGGACTTATAATTTACATTACTGTGACAGACTATGCCCTTCACACCCCTATGTATTTCTTTCTGAAGAACCTGTCCTTTCTGGAGATCTGCTACACCTCAGTCACCCTCCCAAAGATGCTGGTCGGTTTTGTGACTGAAATCAGGAGCATCTCATTCATTGGCTGTGCTGCCCAGATCTACTTCCTACTTATACTAGGTGGTACCGAATGTTTCCTTCTGACTGCCATGGCCTATGACCGATACGTGGCCATATGTAACCCCCTGCGGTATAAACTCATCATGAACAATCAGCTCTGTTTTGGCCTTGTTACTGGGTCACTGACTGTCAACATGTCTGTGCATGCAGGGCAGATATATCTAGTGTTTACTTTGCCCTTTTGTGGCTCTCGTGAAATTAACCACTTATTCTGTGACATCCCTCCATTGCTGGAGTTGGCTTGTGCTGACACCTACATGAATAAAGTAATTGTGTTTGTTGCTATTGCATTTTTTCTAATAATCCCTTTTATCCTTATCCTTGCTTCTTATGTGAAAATAATTTCCACTATTCTGAAGATGTCATCAAGGGAAGGTCGTAAGAAAGTGTTTTCCACTTGCTCCTCACACCTCACTGTGGTAACTCTCTTCTATGGCTCAGCAACTATTGTCTATTTAAGTCCCAGGTCAAAAGAAAGAGTAGATGTTAATAAGTTGCTTTCCTTGTTCTATACTATTTTAATTCCTGTGTTTAATCCCATTATATATAGCTTGAGAAATACAGAAGTGAAAGTTGCCCTGAGGAAATTGTTTTGTAGAAAAATGTGA
- the LOC128331275 gene encoding olfactory receptor 10AG1-like codes for MIQENHTAFSDFILLGYSGKYLPGLLFLVFLLIYVGIVIGNGLIIYITVTDYALHTPMYFFLKNLSFLEICYTSVTLPKMLVGFVTEIKSISFIGCAAQIYFLLILGGAECFLLAAMAYDRYVAICNPLRYKLIMSKQLCFCLVTGSLTVNMPVHVGQVYLIFTLPFCGSREINHLFCDIPPLLELACADIYMNNVAVFAAATFFVITPFSFIIASYVKIISTILKMSSREGRKKVFSTCSSHLIVVSLFYGSATIVYLSPRSKERLDVNKLLSLFYTILIPMFNPIIYSLRNAEVKVSLRKLFSRKMCSLKRVGC; via the coding sequence ATGATACAAGAAAACCACACTGCATTTTCTGACTTCATTCTCCTTGGATACTCAGGAAAGTATCTGCCAGGTTTGCTCTTCCTGGTATTCCTGTTAATCTATGTGGGGATTGTAATAGGAAATGGGCTTATAATTTACATTACTGTGACAGACTATGCCCTTCACACCCCTATGTATTTCTTTCTGAAGAACCTGTCCTTTCTGGAGATCTGCTACACCTCAGTCACCCTCCCAAAGATGCTGGTTGGTTTTGTGACTGAAATCAAGAGCATCTCATTCATTGGCTGTGCTGCCCAGATCTACTTCCTACTTATTCTTGGTGGTGCCGAGTGTTTCCTTCTGGCTGCCATGGCCTATGACCGATATGTGGCCATATGTAACCCTCTGCGGTATAAACTCATCATGAGCAAGCAACTCTGTTTCTGCCTTGTTACTGGGTCGCTGACTGTCAACATGCCTGTGCATGTAGGGCAAGTATATCTCATTTTTACTTTGCCTTTTTGTGGCTCTCGTGAAATTAACCACTTATTCTGTGACATCCCCCCATTGCTGGAGTTGGCCTGTGCTGACATCTACATGAATAATGTTGCTGTTTTTGCAGCTGCCACATTTTTTGTAATCACCCCCTTTTCCTTTATCATTGCTTCTTATGTGAAAATAATTTCCACTATTCTGAAGATGTCATCAAGGGAAGGTCGTAAGAAAGTGTTTTCCACTTGCTCCTCACACCTTATTGTGGTATCTCTCTTCTATGGCTCAGCAACTATTGTCTATTTAAGTCCCAGGTCAAAAGAAAGACTAGATGTTAATAAGTTGCTTTCCTTGTTCTACACTATTTTAATTCCTATGTTTAATCCTATTATATATAGTTTAAGAAATGCAGAAGTGAAAGTTTCTCTGAGGAAATTGTTTAGTCGAAAAATGTGCTCCCTCAAAAGAGTGGGATGCTAG